Below is a window of Moorella thermoacetica DNA.
GTATAGTTGCAAGGCTGTTTCCCGAGAGAGGCCAAAGCCCACTTCTTTGGCGATAACAGGTACACCCAGGGTGTTTACCATCCCCCTGATGTTCTCCAACCAGCCCCGGAAAGCACGATCACCCTCCGGCATTATCAATTCCTGGGCGGCATTGAGGTGTACCTGCAGGCCGTCAGCGGCAATCATGGCCACGGCCTCCCCGGCGTCCGCCGGCGAGTTCCCGGCACCAATATTGGCCAGGATTAACCCGTTAGCATTCTCCCGGCGGACAATGGTGAAGCTCTCCCGCCATTCTTTATTCTCAAGGCCCGCCCGCTGGGAGCCTACGGCCAGGGCAATCCCCGTCCGCCTGGCCACCCGCGTCAGGGCGGCGTTAATGGCCAGAGTCTCCGGAGGTCCGCCGGTCAGGGCATTAATAATAAAAGGGGCGGCCAGGGTTTTCCCCAGCCACCGGCAGGTAAGATCGATATCCGACCAGTTAAGTTCGGGCAGGGCCTGATGAACCAGGTGCACGTCCTCCAGGCCATTGCTGCCCTTACTATCTTCCTGGAAAAAACGCAGGTGCTCCAGCTTGCGCCGGCCCCTACCTATATATTCTCTCTCGTTCAAGGAAAGCTTCCGCCCTTCGCAGGTGGCGTCATTGGTTTGTAGATTGATTCGCCTCAAAGAGATCGCCAAAGAGATCGCCTAACTTAACCCCGCTCTCGTTCTGATTCTCGGCGGGCTTTTCGGCCGGTTTGGCCTGTTTTCTGTTCTTCTCCCGGATGGCCTGGCGCAGGCTGAGGCTCATCCGCTGGGCCTGCTGGTCCACCCCCAGGACCTTGACCGGGATGATATCGCCGATACTGACGACATCTTCCGGTTTATCGACATGGCGGTCGGCCAGCTGGGAGATGTGGACCAGGCCTTCAATACCCGGTTCAACTTCCACAAAGGCACCGAAGGGAGCCAGTCGCAAAATCTTACCCTCGACAATGGTCCCTACCGGGTAGCGCTCGGCCGCCGTATCCCAGGGATTGGGTAGGAGTTGCTTGCGGCCCAGGGAAACCTTGCCTTCTTCGCGGTCGATGCCCAGGATCTTGACCTCGATCTCCTGGCCTTCGCTCAGGGCGTCCCGCGGGTGTTCCACCCGACCCCAGGAGATTTCGGATACATGGAGCAGGCCATCGACACCGCCCAGGTCAACAAAGGCACCGAAGTTGGTCAACCTCCGGACAATACCCTTGCGTACCTGGCCCACCTCCAGGCTGTTCCAGGTAGCCTGGCGCTGCTTTTCATATTCTTCTTCCAGGATGGCTTTCCGGGAAAGGACGACCTTATTCTTGCTGCGATCGAGCTCGATTACCCGCAGGCGCAGGGTTTGCCCCAGGTAGGCATTGAGGTCTTCCACATAACCCCGTTCCACCAGGGAAGCCGGCAAAAAGCCCCTGACGCCCACGTCTACCAGCAGGCCGCCCTTGACGACCTCGATTACCTCACCCTGGATCTCTTCCCCGCTGGCCAGGTGTTCCTCCAATTTTTCCCAGGCTACCCGGCGATCGGCACGCCTCTTGGAAAGTACGGGGTGTCCCTCTTCGTTCTCCGGCCGTAAAACCATGACGTTTATCGTATCGCCAACGGCTACCACCTCATGCGGGTCGGTTACGTTACGATGGGAGAGCTCGTTCAGGGGGATAACGCCTTCGGATTTGCCCCCTACATCTACCATCACTTCGTTATCGGTGATCTGGACGACCGTACCCGCAACGACGTTGCCGCGGCGTAGTTCTGGCATCCTTGCGGTTATCTGCTGCATCTCATTTCTTTGCTCTTCAGGGGTTCCAGTCTCCCCTGGGGCTACCCCGGGTCCCTCCTGCCCCCCGAACGCGCCGGACTTCGCGGCCTCAGCCGCCGGGGGTTCTGCCCCGCCTTCAGGTCCGGTAATTGCCGGGTTACCTTCCGGCTCAGCCGGGGCTACCGGTTGCCCGGAGGCCACCGGTTCTTGAGTGGTTACCGGCTCCTTTTCTTCTTCCGGAACCATAATTTTTTCCTCTCCAGTCAACATTCCAACTACCTCCTCAATAATCCACGCTGGGGTCGAAGCGCCACCTGTGACCCCGACCCTCCGGGTATTTATGAACCACTGGCGACACAACTCCCCGGCCCTTTCCACATGGTAAGTAGGCGTCCCGGTAGCCCGGCAAAGTTCGGCTAAATGCCGCGTATTGGCGCTTTCCTTACCACCGACGACGACCATTACGTCTACCTGGCGCGCCAACCTGACTGCCGCTTCCTGACGCTGGTGGGTGGCCTGGCAAACGGTATTGTGTACTACCAGAGTATCCGTATTGGAACGTAAAGCTGCTGCGACTTCTTCCAACCTGGATTCGGGCTGAGTGGTTTGGGCTAAGACCGCCCGCCGGGGATGGAAGGGCAAGGCTGCAGCCGCTTTTTTATCAGGAACTACCACCGCCCCCGGTCCGGCCCATCCCAGCATTCCCTGGACCTCAGGGTGGGCGGCATCGCCGACGATAATCACCTGGTAACCTTCGGCGGCCATTTTTTGGGCCAGATGCTGGGCCCTTTTTACATAGGGGCAAGTAGCATCAATTATCTCCAGCCCTTTATCCCGGGCCCGGACCAAGGTCTCCGGTGTTGTCCCGTGGGAACGGATCAGGATCCGGCCGCAGTTGACTTCATCCAGGGAAGCCACCGGCCGGACTCCCTCCCGGGCAAGCTGATCCACCACCTGCCGGTTATGGATGAGCATGCCCAGGGAAGCCACCGGTTTGGGGGCTTCTCTGGCCTTTTCTACGGCCCTCTTGACGCCGAAGCAAAATCCCGCGTAATCAGCCACAATCACTTCCATAATAAAAACATCTTCTCCTGGTCAGGCTAAGAATTAGTTTGCTGACTCCAGGCAAACATTATTTACATTTCGCGAAAAAGGCGCAAAATCCTGCCTCCCGCTAAAAAAAGCTGGCCTTTAAGCCAGCATTTTCTTTACTTCCTGGTAGGCGGCTGACGTCAGGTCCTGAACTTGCTGGGAAGTGTAGTTTCTCCCGGAGGTTGTTATTTTCAGGGGACGGCCAAAGGTTATCTTGATGTGGCCGCCGCGAAAGACCCGGTCGGTATCTTTAATGGCCACCGGCAGGAGTACGGCCCCGGTTTTAAGGGCCAGTACCGCCGCCCCGGCCTGGAAGGGAAGTAAGCGGCCGTCAGGACTGCGGGTGCCTTCGGGAAATATACCCAGGACCTGGCCCTGGTGAAGAATCTGCAGGGCGGTTTTCAAGGCCGCACGGTCCGACTCGCCCCGGCGAACAGGGAACGCCTGCAGGCCCCTTATAATGTACTTGAAGATGGGGATATGGAAAAGCTCCTCTTTGGCCATGAAACGTACCATTCGCGGAAAGGCAACGCCGACTACCACCGGGTCCAGGTAGGAGACATGATTTGCGACGATAACCACCGGCCCTTCGGCCGGTATGTTTTCCTGGCCCCGGACTTCCCAGCGGCATATAAAGCGGAGAAATAAGTAGCAGACAAATTTGGCAAACTGGTAAAACAACTGGCGGATCCTCCGGAAATAGCTTTGCCATCGGCTGGCATTGTTTGCGATTAGCGGCCGGCACTTATCTTTCCGAACGCGTTTATAAAAGGATTACCTGGAAAGCCACCCTTTTCATTCTTCGGCTTCACCAGGGTGCCGCGCTCCCGAGCCAATCCCTTGCTGCAAACAAATACCCGCATATTATTCTTCATTCACCGGCGGTATTGCCTGAGGGGTACGGATGTCTACCCCTGTTGCCCGGTTACTGCTATCAATGACATGATCCGGGCAACTACATCCTCAACCGACATCTGACTGGTGTCGATAATGATGGCGTCAGGCGCCGGTTTTAAGGGAGCTACCTCGCGCTGGCTGTCCCGGGCATCGCGCTGGCGGATTTCTTCCATTATCGTTTCCAGGTCGGCCTCCTGGCCGGAGGCCAGGAGTTCCTGGTACCGCCGCCGCGCCCGTTCGGCCAGGCTGGCTGTGAGGAAGAATTTATAGGGGGCACCGGGCAGGACCAAGGTACCTATGTCGCGGCCATCCATGACCACCCGGTTGGAGGCTGCCATTTTCCGCTGCAGCTTCACCAGGCACTGCCGCACCCCC
It encodes the following:
- the fni gene encoding type 2 isopentenyl-diphosphate Delta-isomerase is translated as MAISLRRINLQTNDATCEGRKLSLNEREYIGRGRRKLEHLRFFQEDSKGSNGLEDVHLVHQALPELNWSDIDLTCRWLGKTLAAPFIINALTGGPPETLAINAALTRVARRTGIALAVGSQRAGLENKEWRESFTIVRRENANGLILANIGAGNSPADAGEAVAMIAADGLQVHLNAAQELIMPEGDRAFRGWLENIRGMVNTLGVPVIAKEVGFGLSRETALQLYQAGVRIMDVGGRGGTNFAAIEERRRGRSVAALAGWGLSTAVSILEIRELGLPVEVVATGGIRSALDAARALALGAKIVGAAGYFLKILLEQGEDALTEEILQWQEDLKRICLLTGCTTPAELATKPVVITGQTRAWLEGRQRH
- a CDS encoding lysophospholipid acyltransferase family protein; translation: MFYQFAKFVCYLFLRFICRWEVRGQENIPAEGPVVIVANHVSYLDPVVVGVAFPRMVRFMAKEELFHIPIFKYIIRGLQAFPVRRGESDRAALKTALQILHQGQVLGIFPEGTRSPDGRLLPFQAGAAVLALKTGAVLLPVAIKDTDRVFRGGHIKITFGRPLKITTSGRNYTSQQVQDLTSAAYQEVKKMLA
- the cmk gene encoding (d)CMP kinase, whose amino-acid sequence is MIEKMQGNIAIDGPAGAGKSTVARLLAARLGYLYIDTGAMYRALTWKALGLGIDLEDSRRLVELAEGTSIRLEDRGEGGIAVYCDGEEVTRAIRRSEVSRYVSIVAGVPGVRQCLVKLQRKMAASNRVVMDGRDIGTLVLPGAPYKFFLTASLAERARRRYQELLASGQEADLETIMEEIRQRDARDSQREVAPLKPAPDAIIIDTSQMSVEDVVARIMSLIAVTGQQG
- a CDS encoding bifunctional 4-hydroxy-3-methylbut-2-enyl diphosphate reductase/30S ribosomal protein S1, encoding MEVIVADYAGFCFGVKRAVEKAREAPKPVASLGMLIHNRQVVDQLAREGVRPVASLDEVNCGRILIRSHGTTPETLVRARDKGLEIIDATCPYVKRAQHLAQKMAAEGYQVIIVGDAAHPEVQGMLGWAGPGAVVVPDKKAAAALPFHPRRAVLAQTTQPESRLEEVAAALRSNTDTLVVHNTVCQATHQRQEAAVRLARQVDVMVVVGGKESANTRHLAELCRATGTPTYHVERAGELCRQWFINTRRVGVTGGASTPAWIIEEVVGMLTGEEKIMVPEEEKEPVTTQEPVASGQPVAPAEPEGNPAITGPEGGAEPPAAEAAKSGAFGGQEGPGVAPGETGTPEEQRNEMQQITARMPELRRGNVVAGTVVQITDNEVMVDVGGKSEGVIPLNELSHRNVTDPHEVVAVGDTINVMVLRPENEEGHPVLSKRRADRRVAWEKLEEHLASGEEIQGEVIEVVKGGLLVDVGVRGFLPASLVERGYVEDLNAYLGQTLRLRVIELDRSKNKVVLSRKAILEEEYEKQRQATWNSLEVGQVRKGIVRRLTNFGAFVDLGGVDGLLHVSEISWGRVEHPRDALSEGQEIEVKILGIDREEGKVSLGRKQLLPNPWDTAAERYPVGTIVEGKILRLAPFGAFVEVEPGIEGLVHISQLADRHVDKPEDVVSIGDIIPVKVLGVDQQAQRMSLSLRQAIREKNRKQAKPAEKPAENQNESGVKLGDLFGDLFEANQSTNQ